The following coding sequences are from one Neovison vison isolate M4711 chromosome X, ASM_NN_V1, whole genome shotgun sequence window:
- the FAM120C gene encoding constitutive coactivator of PPAR-gamma-like protein 2 isoform X2, giving the protein MGVQGFQEFLEKRCPGAVVPVDLLKLARTVSRQQQQHQHRQLPPTAALAPGAPRATRGSAPLQPPLPPAALGAYSGGAGPTRHHHPAHHFHHHGQAHPGLHPPLPPPPPPLPGARVLVDAGSALPRLYGGYQTDWVCGGQWNAMLGYLSALCQACAYPGGDGLELVVMFPGGLGKDRLAEWGRRCQAERQTAQLIVGHVGNKGTPPPRAWFLPPACLSHCVRLALIRFRVKQAAML; this is encoded by the exons ATGGGCGTCCAGGGCTTCCAAGAGTTCCTGGAGAAGCGCTGTCCCGGGGCCGTGGTGCCCGTGGACCTCCTCAAACTCGCGCGCACGGTCTCGCGCCAGCAGCAACAGCACCAGCATCGTCAGCTGCCGCCTACGGCAGCACTAGCGCCCGGGGCTCCACGCGCCACCAGGGGCTCCGCGCCTCTGCAACCGCCGCTCCCGCCCGCTGCCTTGGGTGCCTACTCCGGGGGCGCGGGGCCGACTCGGCACCATCACCCCGCTCACCACTTCCACCACCACGGCCAAGCGCACCCTGGGCTGCacccgccgctgccgccgccgccccctCCGCTGCCCGGGGCCCGGGTGCTTGTGGACGCGGGCTCGGCGCTTCCGCGGCTTTATGGTGGCTACCAGACGGACTGGGTGTGTGGCGGCCAGTGGAACGCCATGCTGGGCTACTTGTCAGCGCTGTGCCAGGCTTGTGCCTATCCCGGCGGCGACGGCCTGGAGCTGGTGGTCATGTTCCCCGGCGGCCTGGGAAAGGACCGGCTGGCCGAATGGGGCCGTCGGTGCCAGGCCGAACGGCAGACAGCGCAACTGATCGTGGGACACGTGGGCAACAAGGGCACCCCTCCTCCACGGGCCTGGTTCCTGCCACCGGCCTGCCTGAGCCACTGCGTGAGGCTAGCACTCATCCGCTTCCGGGTCAAG caagctgccatgttgtga